From a single Vibrio toranzoniae genomic region:
- a CDS encoding dimethyl sulfoxide reductase anchor subunit family protein: protein MIFHEWSLIFFTVLAQTAVGGYLLIGARALVLGHDEEKLNSYKVPMFILWALMGLGFMFSTTHLGSPLRAFNAFNQLGSAWLSNEVFFGAAFFAVGGLQWLLSVVKKGSVAIQKALMVGAMVLGVIFMYAMINVYMINTVPTWDNIYTPLSFIMTMVVGGLLLSQFVIVFANDSRFTVDRNITMLAVIAVAISLLVTVGKLNLIGDIQTSATKASELVDGLGSYVILQVALLMASLLIWILPMLNKAKVNPVNLGLALVLFLASELIGRGLFYSLHMTSGL, encoded by the coding sequence ATGATTTTTCATGAGTGGTCTTTGATCTTCTTTACGGTACTGGCTCAAACAGCCGTGGGTGGTTACTTACTTATTGGCGCACGTGCACTGGTACTTGGTCATGACGAAGAGAAACTAAACAGCTACAAGGTTCCAATGTTCATTCTGTGGGCATTAATGGGCCTTGGTTTTATGTTCTCGACAACGCACCTGGGCTCTCCACTGCGCGCGTTTAATGCCTTTAACCAACTAGGCTCGGCTTGGTTGTCTAACGAAGTGTTCTTCGGTGCGGCATTCTTCGCAGTAGGTGGCCTGCAATGGCTACTATCTGTAGTTAAGAAAGGTAGCGTGGCTATCCAAAAAGCACTGATGGTTGGCGCTATGGTGTTGGGTGTTATCTTCATGTACGCGATGATCAACGTCTACATGATCAACACTGTACCGACTTGGGACAACATCTACACACCACTGAGCTTCATCATGACGATGGTTGTGGGTGGCTTGCTGCTGTCTCAGTTCGTGATTGTGTTCGCCAACGACAGTCGCTTTACGGTTGACCGTAACATTACCATGCTGGCTGTAATTGCTGTTGCGATAAGCTTACTTGTGACAGTAGGCAAACTGAACCTAATCGGTGACATCCAAACTTCAGCAACAAAAGCATCTGAGTTGGTTGACGGTTTAGGCAGCTATGTGATTCTTCAAGTTGCATTGCTGATGGCAAGCTTACTGATTTGGATTCTACCTATGCTCAACAAAGCAAAAGTGAACCCAGTAAACCTAGGCCTAGCATTGGTACTGTTCTTAGCTTCAGAATTAATTGGCCGTGGTTTGTTCTACAGCCTACACATGACAAGCGGTTTGTAA
- a CDS encoding DMSO/selenate family reductase complex B subunit — protein sequence MKQYGFYIDSSKCTGCKTCQLACKDYNDLDIKTNYRRVYEYAGGGFTQDGDTWVQKDVFSYYLSIACNHCTNPACVKVCPSGAMHKRDEDGLVVVDESVCIGCQHCSNACPYGAPQYNAKKGHMTKCDGCYQRVSEGKQPICVESCPLRALEFGEINTLREKYGSGADVAPLPSSTETLPNIVIKLNKNAKPTGDTSGHLANPKEV from the coding sequence ATGAAACAATACGGCTTTTACATTGATTCAAGTAAATGCACGGGTTGTAAAACCTGTCAGCTTGCTTGTAAAGATTATAACGATCTAGACATCAAAACGAACTACCGTCGCGTATACGAATACGCAGGTGGTGGTTTCACTCAAGATGGTGATACCTGGGTTCAGAAAGATGTTTTTTCTTACTACCTATCTATCGCTTGTAACCACTGTACCAACCCTGCGTGTGTGAAAGTGTGTCCTTCGGGCGCAATGCACAAACGTGATGAAGACGGCTTGGTTGTGGTTGACGAGAGTGTGTGTATTGGTTGTCAGCACTGTAGCAATGCGTGTCCTTACGGCGCACCACAATACAATGCGAAGAAAGGTCACATGACCAAATGCGATGGTTGCTACCAACGTGTTTCTGAAGGAAAACAGCCTATCTGTGTTGAATCTTGCCCACTTCGTGCATTGGAGTTTGGTGAAATCAATACACTTCGTGAGAAGTACGGTTCTGGTGCAGATGTGGCGCCACTGCCATCTTCAACAGAAACGCTACCGAACATCGTGATTAAGCTGAACAAAAACGCGAAGCCGACTGGCGATACCAGTGGTCACCTAGCAAACCCGAAGGAGGTGTAA